From Cetobacterium somerae ATCC BAA-474:
TATAATGAATTAGACTTAGAAGAGGTATATTTATATTTGATAAATATTCAATATAGGGGATTAATATGATTAAAGAAGAAATAATTGGTATAAAGGAACAGATAGAGTCAATACTTTTATTAGGTGGAGACGAAATAAAAATAAGAGATTTAAGTAAATTTTTTTCAGTATCTATAGAAAAAATTCTACAAATTTTAGAAGAGTTAAAAAAAGAGCGATTTAATACAGGAATAAATATTGAAATAGATCAAGAAATTGTTTATTTAATAACAAATCCAAGATGCGGAGAAATAGTAAATCTATATTTTAAACAAGATGTAAAACCTAAAAAATTATCAAATGCTGCCTTAGAAACATTATCAATAATAGCTTATCGTCAGCCTATAACTAAGAGTGAAATAGAAGCAGTAAGAGGTGTTTCCACAGATAGAGTAGTTCAAACTTTAGAAGAAAGAAAATTTATAAGAATTTGTGGGAAAAGAGAAACTATAGGAAGACCAAATTTATATGAAATAACAGATAAGTTTTTAGGTTACCTAGGAATTTCATCGGTAGAAGAACTACCACAATATGAAGATATGAAGGAGAAATTAAATGGAACCAATGAGAATAAATAAATACTTAGCCCAGAGTGGTTATGCGTCAAGAAGAGAGATAGATAAGCTTGTTGAAAATGGTGATATAAAAGTTAATGGAAATGATGTAACACCAGGACAAAAAGTTACGGATAAAGATAAAATTTATATAAAGGGACAGTTATTTGAAAAACCAAAATCAGAAAATAAAGTTTATTTCTTACTAAATAAACCTAAAGGTGTTTTAAGTGCTTCAAAAGATGATAGAGGAAGAAAGACAGTTACAGATTTAATAGATACTAAAGAAAGATTGTATCCAATAGGAAGATTAGATGCTGACACAGAAGGAGCTATAATTTTGACAAATGATGGAGATATCTTCAATAAAGTTATACATCCAAAAGGAGAAGTTTATAAGGAATATTTTGCAATTGTAAAAGGTGAAATAAGAGATAAAGATCTTTCAAAATTAGCAAAAGGTATAAACTTAGAAGACGGACAAACATTACCTGCTAAGACAAAGATATTAAAGAGAGCTCAAGGTAGAAGTGAAGTTATAATAGCTATTAGAGAGGGTAAAAATCGTCAAGTTAGAAGAATGTTTGATGCAGTAAAACATCCAGTAGTATATTTAAGAAGAGAAGCTATTGGAAAGATAAATTTAGGGAATTTAGAGTTAGGAAAATATAGAAAACTAACATCGCAAGAGATAAAGTATTTAAAATCATTATAGAATATAGGAGGAAGATAGATGTCTTTAACAAGAGAAGAGGTTCTAAACGTAGCTAAATTAGCGAGATTAGAATTTAATGAAGAGGAAATTATAAGATTCCAAGCAGACCTAAATAATATATTAGAGTATATAGATGTTTTAGGTGAAATAAATACTGATGAGGTTGAACCATTAGTACAAATTCATGAAACTGGAGTTAAGTTAAGAGAAGATATAATAAGAGAGTCTTTAACTGTTCAGGAAGCTATGAAAAATGCACCTGCTTCAGAGGATGGAGCACTAATAGTACCTAAGGTAGTTGGAGAATAAATTTTAAAGGAGGATTTTTCTGTGAAAAAGATATACGAGTTAACAGCTTTTGAAATAAAAGAAAAAATATTAAATAGAGAATTAACATCTGAAGAGG
This genomic window contains:
- the scpB gene encoding SMC-Scp complex subunit ScpB; amino-acid sequence: MGIKEQIESILLLGGDEIKIRDLSKFFSVSIEKILQILEELKKERFNTGINIEIDQEIVYLITNPRCGEIVNLYFKQDVKPKKLSNAALETLSIIAYRQPITKSEIEAVRGVSTDRVVQTLEERKFIRICGKRETIGRPNLYEITDKFLGYLGISSVEELPQYEDMKEKLNGTNENK
- a CDS encoding pseudouridine synthase, with protein sequence MRINKYLAQSGYASRREIDKLVENGDIKVNGNDVTPGQKVTDKDKIYIKGQLFEKPKSENKVYFLLNKPKGVLSASKDDRGRKTVTDLIDTKERLYPIGRLDADTEGAIILTNDGDIFNKVIHPKGEVYKEYFAIVKGEIRDKDLSKLAKGINLEDGQTLPAKTKILKRAQGRSEVIIAIREGKNRQVRRMFDAVKHPVVYLRREAIGKINLGNLELGKYRKLTSQEIKYLKSL
- the gatC gene encoding Asp-tRNA(Asn)/Glu-tRNA(Gln) amidotransferase subunit GatC, with translation MSLTREEVLNVAKLARLEFNEEEIIRFQADLNNILEYIDVLGEINTDEVEPLVQIHETGVKLREDIIRESLTVQEAMKNAPASEDGALIVPKVVGE